The genomic stretch GGGCCCGGCGCGCGCTGGCGCGGTTGCTGAACGAGTCCACGGGCTTTCCCCCGGCGCTGTCGCGCAGGCTTCGGCAGTGCCAGGACGGCGCGCGCTGGGCGTCGCCGCTGTCCATCGACGAGCTGGCGGGCGTGGGCGTACGCGAGGCCCGGCCCGCGACGGTGGTGGTGAGCCGCCATTCGGGAGAGGTGTTGCTTTCGGAGGGCGACGTGCGGCGCGCGCTGCCGTACGGCTCGGTGCTCAAGCCCTTCCTGTACGTGGCGGGCGCGGAGCACCCGACGCTGCCGCCGCGCCCGGGCGTGCCGGAGTGGGCCTGCGGCGCGGGGTTGCCGGCGAAGGTGGACGCGCGCACCGCGCTGCTGCGTTCGTGCAACGGCTACTTCCTGGACTGGGAGGCGCGGGGCTCGGCGCCCCGGGCCTTCGGCGCGTGGGGACCGGTGCTGGCCGCGGTGGGACTGACGGGCCTGCCGGAGGATATGGCGGAGGCGACGGGGCTTCGCTCCACGCTGGCCGTGTCGCCCTGGGGCGTGGCGCAGGCGTACCGGCTGCTGGCGGAGGCCCGGCCGGATGTGGTGGCGCTGCTAGCGGACAATGCCGCGCGCGGCACGCTGGCGGAGTTGCCCGCGTCGAAGTCACTGGTGGGCGTGGCGACCAAGACGGGCACCGTGCGCGACGCGGCGAGCCGGCCCCAGTTCGGTTGGATTGCCGCCGTGGACCCGGATTTGGTGGCGGTGGTGGTGCGGCCCGGCGCGATGCCCCGCCAGTTCGCGGACGAAGTGCCCAAGGCGCTGGCGCGCGCGCGCAAGCAGGCTGGCCTGGAGGCCGCGCGCGTGCAGGTGCTGGGGCTGCTTCCACCGGGGGACGTGGAGGCGCGGTGCTCCGGTGCGGGCTTCGCACTGGTGGAGGGTGTGCCGCGCGCGGGCGCGGAGACCTGGGCACCACTGGCATCCCTCACCCAGCGTGGCGCGGCCGTGTGTCTGGGCGCGCCCTGGCGCGTGCGCTTTCCCGGTGGCCCGGAAGAGGGCCGTGACTACGCGGGCGTCTTCATCACCTCCGAGCCTCCGCCGTACCGGCCGCCGCCGGGCGTTCCCACCACCCCCAGCGCCATGAAGGCGCGGCGCGGCTCCGACTTCGTCTTCCGCACCACGCGTCTGCAATACGCGGCGGGCGTGGTGTCCGCCGAGGACGTGACGCTGACGGGCGAGGCTCGCGTGGCGCTGGCGCGGGTGGTGGCCCACAACGAGCAACATGGCCACAGCCGTCACCCGGGGCGCCCCGTCTGTGACACCACGCACTGTCAGGCCTTCCGCGGCACCGTGCGCGTGCGGTCCGAGGATGCGAAGGCCCTGGGACTGGCGCCGCTGAAGTGGCGCAAGTGGCTGACCTTCTCTCAGGGCGGGGAGGAGCCCTGGCGGCAGGCGCGGCCCCGCGCGGAGGTGGAGCGCCTGTTGGGGCGCGGGCTGGTGTCGCTGCGCTTCGAGGCGGGGCGGGTGCACTACCTGCGCGCGGAGACGGATGGCGACGCGACGTTCGACACCGCGCGCTCGGTGCCGTGTGACTTGCTGCGCTCCGGTTTGAAGCTGCCGTCGTGCCCGCGCACCGCGTCATTCAATGGCGAATCACTGATGTTCGAGGGCCGTGGCCGAGGCCATGGCGAGGGTTTGGATGTCGAAGCCGCCAAGGCCGCGGGTTCGCGCAGCGACGCGATACTCGAGGAGGCATATGGACAGTGAAGATGGGTGAGAAAAATTCGATATATCTATCTGCTTTCCATGTTTAACGATGAATCACGTGAAATCATGTCAGGGCCGGGCGTAGAGTGGTTTTGCCCGCCCTTTCCGGCGGGCCCTCATCGTTAGGAGTGGTCGCCCATGCGCATCACCCGTACCGCCTCTCGCAGAAAGCTGTTCGGCGCGCTGTTGTGTACCCTCTCTGTCGCGGCCTGCGGCCCGGCGCCCGAAGGAGAGCCCTCCGGTGAGAAGTCCCCCGAGATGGGTTCGCAGGAGAATCCCGTTGTCTATGGCACGGACCACCGCACGGACGTCTATGCCTATCCGGCGTCCGCACTGCGGACCCGGGCCGAGAAGTCCACCGTGGCGCTGATGAGTCCGTCGGACTTCAACGCCTCCAATCCCAACAACGTCACCTTCAATGGCAGCACGCTGCAGAGCGCCTACAACCTCTGCTCCACGCAGCGCTTCCTGAATGACCCGACGCCGGCCTTCTGCTCGGGTACGCTCATCGATGATGACCTGGTGCTCACCGCGGGGCACTGCATCACCAGCGCGTCCGCCTGCGCCAACACGCGCTTCGTCTTCAACTTCTACCGCACGTCGGCGACGGCACTGCAGACGGTGACCACGGCAGACATCTTCTCCTGCCAGTCCATCGTCGCGCGTCAGCAGAGCACGGTGAACGGCCGCAACCTGGACTTCGCCGTCGTCCGGCTGGACCGTCCGGCCACGCCGCGCTTCGAGCCGGCGCCCATCCGTCCGGGCAACACCGCCCTGCCGCTGAACACGGGCGTGTCCGTGATTGGTTCCGGCAGCGGCATCCCGTTCAAGATTGACGACGGTGGCTGGGTGCGAGACGCCCGCGCCGGCACGCTGGACTACTTCGTCGCCAACACCGACACCTTCGGTGGCAACTCGGGCTCGGGCGTGTATGAGAACAACGGCGTCACCGTGGCCGGCATCCTGGTCCGGGGCGTGACGGACTACGTCAGCCAGGGCAGCTGCAACGTTGTGAACCAGTGCACCGACACGGGCTGCGGTGGCGAGTCCATCACCTACGTGCGTCCCGCCATCGACGCGTACTGCGCCGTCGCGGGCAGCATGCGCCTGTGCGGCACCACCGAGCCGCCTCCGCCCCCGCCGGTCAAGACCTTCACCTTCAACGTGACCAACACCAACAGCGCGCAGCAGAACACCACCAACGTCAGCGTGACGCTGGCGGCTGGCCAGACGCTGTCCTTCGGCACCTGCTCGCTGCCGCAGGCCGCGGGCACGGGCGACACCTACCTGCGCCTGTTCAACACGGCGACGAACACCCAGGTGGCGGCCAACGACGACTCCTGCAGCCTGCTGTCCTACGTGTCCTTCACGGCGCCCGCGGCGGGCACGTACCAGATGCGCGTCGGCTGCTACTCCAGCGGCAGCTGCAGCGGCACGGTGGCCTACTCCATCCAGTAGCACCGCTTTGACGTGAGGGCGCGGGTGGCCCTGCCGCCACCCGCGCCCGTAGCTTCGCAGACAACACCTCGCATCCCCTTGTTGCCCGCGTGTCCTCGCGTTCCCCGTGGCCTCCCTCTGGAGCGCGGGTGGAGCGCCTCCGGCACGCGCCGTGCTCTGGGCCTCCGCCGGGCCGAGCCCGGAGCCGGTCCCTCAACAAGGACGATGCGTTACATGAATCAGCGGAAACACACGAAACAGCTACGCCGCCAGCTGCGTTGGGCGGGCTTGTCCGCGACGGTGCTGGCCGCGCCCGCGAGCTTCGCGCAGGACTGTCCCAAGCCCACATTGCAGCAGTGCGTGGACGCCGACTACCGCGCCAGCAGCTGCGGCAGCGTCCACGACGCGTATTGCCAGGGGGAAGTGGAGCAGCAGTGGAAGGCCGGTTGGGAGGCTGCTCCCAAGCGCGTGGCGCTGCTGCCCGAGGAGCTGGGTGGCGGGGTGGACACGGTGGCCTACGAGCCTCACGTCCCGAAGCGCACGCGCTTCCAGGGCATGGACCAGAGCATCATGGGGCAGGTGCTCAAGGGGCAGATTCTCTACCGCAAGAACCTGGAGAACCTGACGAAGGACGAGCAGGCCTACCTGTCCCGGATTCGGAGCTGGGAGAAGGACGGCACGCAGGTGACGTCCTGCCAGGAGTTCGTCGACGAGAAATACCTCGGCTTCAGCCGCTTCGAGCGGCAGGCGGGCCGGTACGGCGACGACTACCGCGCCTTCTTCAACGGCGCCTTCGGCAAGGACGGCATCGCGCACCGCGTGCTCTACAGCCGGGACCAGGAGAAGCTGGCGCCCATCTGGGACGGGCAGCGCGCGGCGAAGAACGCGTACTTCCGCTTCACGCCCGGCCGTTACCCGAAGGGCACCGACGGCTACGTCTTCAAGTCCGAGGCGGCGAAGCTGGCCAACAACGTGGAGGCGCGCAACTGGGTCGCCCCGTCGGACCATTGGCACCAGGAGCAGGCCGAGCAGTTCAGCCACATCGCGGATGACGTGCTCAACCACTACCAGGTGGAGCAGGAGTCCTTCACCGCGCTGCTGCGTCAGCGCGACGCCGTCTACGCGGAGTGGGAGCAGGCCTCGAAGGTCCTCCGCTCGCGCGACCACCAGACGGTGGAGCTGGACAAGCTGACCGCGGAGCGGCTGTACGGGTTGGACCAGGCCATCGAGGAGTCGCTGGTCAAGGCGCAGAAGGACGGCTGCCTCGACACCCAGGGCCCCACGGTGTGTGACTGGAGCCCCCGCCGCTACAAGACGATGCTGGAGGCCGCCATGGCCCCGCGCCGCGAGGCCGACCTGCAGGCGTGCCTCTTCCTGACCGGCAACGACTTCGGTCTGGAGAGCTTCGTGCGCAACGCGGACAAGCTCAAGGTGAAGGGCCTGGACCGGAAGGACTACACGCTCTCCTCGTCGTTGCTGGCGCAGTACATCGCCATCTACGGCGCCCACATCCACGGGCTGAACGTGCCGACGAACCCGTCCACGGGCGCGGTGCGGCACGGGGGAGAGGCCAGCGACAGTGGCTACGCGGGCGGCGACACCTTCGGTGGTGGCTACGACTACGTGGCTGGCTGGGAGTACGTCCAGCCGGGCTCGGGCCTGAGCAACAAGGCCCTGGGCGCCTGGTGTGACAGCGACGTGCGGCTCTACGGCGAGTTCAACGCCTATGCGAATGTGTTCGGTCCCACCCGGCACGAGATGGCGCACGTGAGCGGTGAGGCTGGCACGGAAGGCAACGGCATCCGCCTCAAGCTGGACGCGCGCGTGCTGGGCACCTCCCTCTACAGCCACGACAAGCACTACCCGCTGCGCGTCACCTTCTATGAGGGCAAGCCCGTCTTCGACAGTGACGTCGCGAAGGCCTCCACGACCTTCGTCGTCGTGTTCGTCCCCGTCACCGTGCAGGGCGGTCTGTCCGCGGAGACGGGCGTGAAGCTGAACATTGGCGGCGCCGTCACCCGCAACTGCACTGAAGACCTGCTGGGCGTGGACCTGTACGGGACCATCACCCCGTTCGCCTCGGTCAAGGGCTTCGCGTCCGTGGGCATCGGGATTCCGGGCCTCCAGGTGGGCGTGAAGGGCGAGCTGGTCATCGCCCGCGTCAACGTGCCGCTCTACGGCGACATCGGCCTCTACCTGAGCTCGCCCTCGCACCCGACGAATCCGAACACGCTGTACCTGCGGGCGTCGTCGAAGCTCGACATCGAGCTGCGCTTCCTGGACGGCAGCATCAAGCTCTTCGGTGAGCTGCTCTTCCTGAAGGGCGAGACGACCATCGTGAGCTGGAGCGGCTTCGGCAACACCTGGAACATCTACAACGAGTCCAAGTCGCTGCCGCTGGTCCGCGTCTACTAGTCCGTCTCACCCCCTGGCTCGTGCCTGACGCGAGCCGGGGGCCCCTCGCCGCCGCGGTGTGCCCATCCGCCGCCGCGGCGCTCCTTCTCCCTCATCTGTCTGGAGTCCTTCATGCGTCGCTCGAGGCTCGCCGTCCGCACGGCCGCGCTGACCACCACCCTGCTGTTCGTGGGCGCGGTGCCCGTCTGGTCCTACTTCCACCACGCCGCGCCGGAAGCCGTGGTGGCCGCCGCGCCCGTGAGCGCCTCCCGGCTGCCGCTCTACCGGTGGACCGTGGGGGAGGAGCGCACGTACCACTTCGTCTGGAACGACCTGCAGCGCGTGGCGCTCCCCGTTCCGCAGCAGGGGGATGCACCCCAGACGATGGACGGTACGCTGAGCCTGGACGGTGAGCTGACGCTCCAGGCGCTGGAGGTCCGCGCGAATGGCGCGCGCGTGCGGCTGGCGGTGAAGCGGCTGGACCGGCACGACGCGACGCTCTCCGGCCAGGCGCTCTTCCCCGACGCCGCGGCCGTGCAGGCGCACCTGCCCCAGACGGCTTCGGCGTGGCTGGAGCTGGACGGCCGGGGCGCGCTCGTGGCCGTCCGGTTCTCCGACGCGGAGCCGCCCCTGTTCCGCCAGGTCGCGCAGACGCTGGCGGCGGAGTTGTTCCCCACGGAGCTGCGCGACGCCGCCGAGTGGAGCGCCGTCGAGTCCACGCAGACGGGCGAGGTGGAGGCGCGCTTCCAGTTCGACGGCGAGGACGCGCGCCTGACGCGCCGCCGCGCGCGCTACCAGTCCCTGCGGGCCGCCGCCACGGCGCCGGCCTTCCGGCAGACGCTGAGCTCCCTCACGCACTTCGACCGGGACCCGGAGGGCTTCCTGGCCGGGGTGTCCCACGACGAAATCCTGGATGCCACGCACACCGATGGCCGCCCGCTGATGTCGCGGCGCGTCCGCCTGCGCCTCGCGTTCTCCACGCGTCAGCAGAAGCCGCTGCCGCCTGCCACGGAGGACAAGCCCATTGTCCGCGCGCCGTCGCAGGTGGCCTTCGAGGGCGACGAGGAGCTAGCGCTGACGACCAGCCAGGCCGACGGCATGACGGTGGACGCGGCGCTCCAGGTGCTGGCGTCCGCCACCGACCCCGGCGCCATCCCCGAACTGGGCACCTTCGCGCGGCGGGCCATCGCCGCGCTCAAGCTGGAGCCCCACCGGGCCGGTGAGCTGGGGCAGCTGTTCCTCCAGAAGGGCAGGTCTCCCGCGATGCGCGAGCTGATGCTCGACCTGCTGGCCGGCGCGGGGCACGCCGATGCCCAGGCCACGCTGCGCGAGCTGATTGTCTCCACGGAGGCCCGCGAGCATGCCGGCGCGCATGGGCTGATGGTGCAGCGCGCGGGCTTCCTCCGCGAGCCGGAGCCCGAGACGGGCCGGCTGCTGGCGCGGATGAACACGGAGGCCCGGACCGCCGGTGACGTCGGCGCCGAGCGCGCGTCCGCCTACGCTCTGGGCGCCGTCGTCTCCCGCCTGCCCAAGGGCAGCCCCGAGGTGGCCGAGTTCCTCCGCCCGCTGGAGGACGCCCTGGCACGCGCGGACAACGCCGAGTCACTGGAGCACTCCCTGCGCGCGCTGGGCAACAGCGGCACGGAGCGCGTCATGGACCTGGCGTCGCCCCACTTGCGTGACGAGGCGCCCGAGGTGCGCTCCGCCGCCGCGGGGGCCCTGCGCACCGCGCCCCAGGAGGCCGCCACACGCATGTTGCTGGACGCGCTGATGTCCGAGCCAGCGCGTGCCGTGCAAGGCGCGCTGCTGGACGCGCTGAATGCCCGCACCCTGGGCGCACCCGAGCTGGAGCGCCTGAGCGGCTGGGTCGTGGCGGGGCAGCTGGCGCCGGGTGCCGAGGCCGCGCTGCTCAACGTCCTCACCCCTCGCATGGACGACAGCGCCGCCGTCCTCCGGATGCTCCAGGCCCTCTCGGTCCGTCCCGACCAGCAGCCCGCCACCCGGGCCCGCGTCATGGCGCTGATGGCCCAGGCCTCGGCCAGCCGCGGCGGCTGAGCCCCTTCGCTTCAACCCACCCACCGCAGTCGAGGTCCTCATGAAACGCAGTCTCAACGGGCTGTTGCCCCTGGCCCTGCTTGGCTTCTTCCTGGCGCAGGCCGCCCACGCGGACGTCGTGGACGACGTGTGGCGCGGCACGAACATCCGGCTCAACGCCGCGCGCATCCGCGTGAAAGGCAATGACTACGCCACCGGCTACTGGCTGCTGCCGAAGGCGGCGAACACGCTGAATCTCAACGTGCCGGCGCGGCAGTTCGGTCTCAACTCGGACCTGGTGCTGCACATGTATGGCTCGCGCTCCGGGAACGTCATCACCTGGACCTTCGATGACACCTTGCCCAGCCGCTACAACCTGGGGGACTCCACCTACGTGACGCGTGTGCGGGGGACGCTGAAGGCCTACGCCCGGCAGGTGCGTGGCGCGGATGACCCCTACTGTGACAGCGCCGCCTGCCCCCACAACGTGGAGCTGACCCTTGCGCCTGGCTCCAGCGCGAAGGTGAGCGGCTACAAGACCTTCATCTTCGACATCGACTTCACGGAGGACGTCCAGGTGAAGCAGTTCGTCGCGTATGGCGGCGTCCCGCGCCCCCGGCTGTCGTCGATGGCGGTCGTCACCCCCAGCAGCCGTTGCCCGTCCTCGGGGCCCAGCGAGCTGTCCGGCGACGTGGTGCTCAGCAGCCCCGCGCCCACCGGCGGCATCCTGGTGGACCTGATGAGCGTGGACGCGAGCGTGGGCGTGCTGCCCGTGCGCGTCCCCGAGGGCCAGCGCTCCGCGCGCTTCACGCTGCGCCTGCCGCCCTACTGGACGGGGCCCACCGTCGTCTACGGCGCGTCGGGCGGCGTCCGGAAGAGCGTGAAGGTGGGCGTGCGCCCGTGCCTGGTGCGTGTCTTCCCCTTCGTGCGCTGGTACCTCATCGATTCGCTCTACGCCCCCGCGCACCTGCTCAACGGTGGGGCGGTGATTGCCCGGTACAAGGAGGCGGAGTCGGACGTCCTGCTGACGGGCAAGGGCGAGACGTACTGGCTGAACGAGGTGCTCGGCGCGCAGCAGGCGCGCGTGGCGGGCGTCAACTCGACGGGGGACATCTTCGGCACGGCATACACCTCCAAGGGCCCCAACGCGTTCCTGCTCCGTTCGGAGGACGTGAAGGCGGGCGCGGAGCAGTGGCTGGAAGGCTGGGAGGCCGTGACGGCCAACGCACACGGCACGCTGCTGGTGCGTGACCCGAAGGACGCGAAGAGCATCTACCGCGTGGACGAGGTGGGGCCCGCCAGGCACCCCGGCTTGTCCGAGCTGCTTCCGAGCCGCGTCCTCTTCAATGCGCTGGGGGAGGTGGCGGTGACGCTGGAGACGGAGAAGGGGCTCCGCGCCGCGCGCGTCTACGGCAAGGACGTGAAGGTGCTGCTGGACAACGAGTCCGAGGTCACCGCGCTGAACGACGTGGGGGTGTTCGTGGGCACCGCGCTCGATTCGGACAAGCGCCCCCGTCCTTTCATCTGGTCGCGGCAGGAGGAGGCCCGGTGGCTGCCGATGCCCAAGGGCGCCGTGTCCGCGAAGGCCGTGGCCATCAACGACGGAGGCTGGGTGCTGGGTACCGCCACCGCCGAGGACGGCAAGACGCAGGTGCCCTTCCTCGCCTCGCCCGACGGGAAGACGGCCACGCGGTTGGATGAGGTGCTGCCGGAGGAGCTGAAGAAGGCCGGCTACCGCGTCCTGAGGGCGCTCGCGCTCGCCGACGACTTCAGCGTGCTGGTGCAGGCCCTGGATGGACAGGGCCAGCGCGTCCACCTGGTGCTGAGCCCGTGAGCCGCATTCCGGCCAGCGCGACTTCCACTCTTCCACAAACAAGGACCTTCCTCGTGAAATCAAACCTTCCCCTTCTTCGGGGGCTGATGATGGTGTTCATGGCCATCCTGGCGGGCTGCGGCGGTTGCCAGAGCAGCTCATCGTCGTGTTCCCCAAGCCAGTATGGAACCAACGGCTGTGCCTGCAGGACGGACTCCGCCAGCTGCAACGCCGGGCTGGTCTGCCGCAGCGGCACGTGTGAGCCGTGTGGCAACGAAGGCGGCGCTTGCTGCGTCAACGCGGGCACCACGTCCTGCAGTGGCACGTTGACGTGTGTGATGGAGGCCGCGGGCGAGCGCTGCCGCAACTGCGGCGAAGTGGGCGAGGCGTGCTGCGTCTCGTCGGGGAACAGCCAGTTCTGCCGCGCGAACGCCGTGTGTGTCAGCGGGAGCTGCCAGTCCGTGGCGGCGCACACCTGCGACCCGAATGGCACTGTGTACTCAGTGGGCATCCAGGACACGAACCTGTGCGCGCGGCGCGTGGTGGAGGTCCGCGCGAGCTCGCCCGCGAACGCGCTGCAGTGTGCCAGTGCCAGCGGGATGCTGGCGGCGGATGAGACCGTCTATGAAATCCCCAACACGCCCATCACCGACTACGAGCTGTGCCTGGAGTCGGAGAGCCAGGGCCGGCGCACCACGAGCGTGCAGGCGTTCGAGGACTACAACGCGCTTCGCTGCGCGCGCTGGACGCGGTGTGGCGCCAGCGACCCGTGCACCAGCGTGACGCACGGCGCCTGCACGCCCTGAGGCGAGGGGGGACGGATGCGGGGCGGAGCGCGCGGAGGGGGACGCTCCGCCCCGTGTCATGTCGGGAGGAGCCGCAGCACCGCCTGGGCCGCGCGCTCGGTGCCGTCCACGCCCTCCAGCGTCGCGGCCAGGGCGCGGGCCCTGGTGGCCACCTCTGGCTGGGACACCTGGGTGAACGCGTGGGCGATGGACGCGGCGCCCAGCGCGGAGGGCAGCACGGCGCGGCCCACGCCAAGCCGCTCCACGCGCCGCGCGTTCGCGAGCTGGTCGCCGCCGAAGGGCACGACGACCATGGGGCGTCCGGCCGCGAGCGATTCCTGCACGGTGTTGTTCCCACCGTGCGTCACCACCAGGTCCACCTTCTGGAGTAGCGGCACTTGAGGCACACGGCGGAACACCCGCGTGCGTGGGCCCGCGCGGGCCTGGAGTCGTTCGAAGCTGGCGCCCGCGCTGACCACCACGTCCACGTCGTGCCGCGCCAGCCCGTCCAGGATGGCGTGGAAGACGTGCGGCTGGGCGTTGAACACCGTGCCCAGTGACACGTAGACGTGCGTGCGGCCGGGCCGGATGGCGGTGAGCGCGGGGTCATCCACGTTCGCGGGCGCGGGCCGGGGCAGGCACGGGCCGGTCATCTCCACCGGGCCGGGCAGCGGCTTGAGGCCGGGCTCCAGCGCCGGGGTCGTCGCCATCAGGTTGAGGTCGTCGGAGATGGGCGCAGCGAGCAGTCCGTTCGTCTTCAAGGGGACGCGCAGGCGCTTCGCGGCACGGGCGACACGCGCATCGAACCAGCGCAGCAGCGCGAGCCCCCGTTGCTCGGCCTGGGTCCATGCGGCATCGCGGGGGGCGTCGTCCTCGAGCCCACTCCCAAAAGGAGCCGCGCCCTCCACGGGGAAGGGAAGGGCGGAGTGATACAGCGCCACATAGGGGCGCCGGGTCCTCCGGGCCGCGAGCAGGGCCGCGGGCATGAGGTAGTCCGCCAGCACGACGTCAGTCCCAGAGGTTTCGATTTCCTCGGCGATGCGCCGTGCATGCCCCTCCATGCCGGTGGTGAACAGCCGGAGCGCCCACCCCAGCTCGTCGAGTCCCCGGGCCCGGGTGATGCGCATGCCGTACCAGAGCGCGGCCGGAGAAGGGCGCAAGGGCACCAGCCTGAGTCCGTCCTGGCGCAGGGCTTCCGGAAGCTGGGAGGCGAAGCGCAGCGGCTCTGGCATCAGGCCGGGAAAGCGCGCCGGCGCCACGA from Myxococcus xanthus encodes the following:
- a CDS encoding SpoIID/LytB domain-containing protein, which produces MGLAVTVAVLLAATPTFVTRGDVTPEVGLRREAEAAWTALEARYVQEAGGVPAKPPASIVLQRGAALTPQRNGQGRPGLVELRQNTPGVLDERLRLALRHELAHQLLWWACPQSSEDRLFHEAFAVAVSGELPSWKEGPYLSLSRAASELAVAPEVDTPRARRALARLLNESTGFPPALSRRLRQCQDGARWASPLSIDELAGVGVREARPATVVVSRHSGEVLLSEGDVRRALPYGSVLKPFLYVAGAEHPTLPPRPGVPEWACGAGLPAKVDARTALLRSCNGYFLDWEARGSAPRAFGAWGPVLAAVGLTGLPEDMAEATGLRSTLAVSPWGVAQAYRLLAEARPDVVALLADNAARGTLAELPASKSLVGVATKTGTVRDAASRPQFGWIAAVDPDLVAVVVRPGAMPRQFADEVPKALARARKQAGLEAARVQVLGLLPPGDVEARCSGAGFALVEGVPRAGAETWAPLASLTQRGAAVCLGAPWRVRFPGGPEEGRDYAGVFITSEPPPYRPPPGVPTTPSAMKARRGSDFVFRTTRLQYAAGVVSAEDVTLTGEARVALARVVAHNEQHGHSRHPGRPVCDTTHCQAFRGTVRVRSEDAKALGLAPLKWRKWLTFSQGGEEPWRQARPRAEVERLLGRGLVSLRFEAGRVHYLRAETDGDATFDTARSVPCDLLRSGLKLPSCPRTASFNGESLMFEGRGRGHGEGLDVEAAKAAGSRSDAILEEAYGQ
- a CDS encoding trypsin-like serine protease; its protein translation is MRITRTASRRKLFGALLCTLSVAACGPAPEGEPSGEKSPEMGSQENPVVYGTDHRTDVYAYPASALRTRAEKSTVALMSPSDFNASNPNNVTFNGSTLQSAYNLCSTQRFLNDPTPAFCSGTLIDDDLVLTAGHCITSASACANTRFVFNFYRTSATALQTVTTADIFSCQSIVARQQSTVNGRNLDFAVVRLDRPATPRFEPAPIRPGNTALPLNTGVSVIGSGSGIPFKIDDGGWVRDARAGTLDYFVANTDTFGGNSGSGVYENNGVTVAGILVRGVTDYVSQGSCNVVNQCTDTGCGGESITYVRPAIDAYCAVAGSMRLCGTTEPPPPPPVKTFTFNVTNTNSAQQNTTNVSVTLAAGQTLSFGTCSLPQAAGTGDTYLRLFNTATNTQVAANDDSCSLLSYVSFTAPAAGTYQMRVGCYSSGSCSGTVAYSIQ
- a CDS encoding HEAT repeat domain-containing protein, encoding MRRSRLAVRTAALTTTLLFVGAVPVWSYFHHAAPEAVVAAAPVSASRLPLYRWTVGEERTYHFVWNDLQRVALPVPQQGDAPQTMDGTLSLDGELTLQALEVRANGARVRLAVKRLDRHDATLSGQALFPDAAAVQAHLPQTASAWLELDGRGALVAVRFSDAEPPLFRQVAQTLAAELFPTELRDAAEWSAVESTQTGEVEARFQFDGEDARLTRRRARYQSLRAAATAPAFRQTLSSLTHFDRDPEGFLAGVSHDEILDATHTDGRPLMSRRVRLRLAFSTRQQKPLPPATEDKPIVRAPSQVAFEGDEELALTTSQADGMTVDAALQVLASATDPGAIPELGTFARRAIAALKLEPHRAGELGQLFLQKGRSPAMRELMLDLLAGAGHADAQATLRELIVSTEAREHAGAHGLMVQRAGFLREPEPETGRLLARMNTEARTAGDVGAERASAYALGAVVSRLPKGSPEVAEFLRPLEDALARADNAESLEHSLRALGNSGTERVMDLASPHLRDEAPEVRSAAAGALRTAPQEAATRMLLDALMSEPARAVQGALLDALNARTLGAPELERLSGWVVAGQLAPGAEAALLNVLTPRMDDSAAVLRMLQALSVRPDQQPATRARVMALMAQASASRGG
- a CDS encoding nucleotide disphospho-sugar-binding domain-containing protein; the protein is MAAHPTAGHTNALRAMGGRLRELGHDLAIATVVAPARFPGLMPEPLRFASQLPEALRQDGLRLVPLRPSPAALWYGMRITRARGLDELGWALRLFTTGMEGHARRIAEEIETSGTDVVLADYLMPAALLAARRTRRPYVALYHSALPFPVEGAAPFGSGLEDDAPRDAAWTQAEQRGLALLRWFDARVARAAKRLRVPLKTNGLLAAPISDDLNLMATTPALEPGLKPLPGPVEMTGPCLPRPAPANVDDPALTAIRPGRTHVYVSLGTVFNAQPHVFHAILDGLARHDVDVVVSAGASFERLQARAGPRTRVFRRVPQVPLLQKVDLVVTHGGNNTVQESLAAGRPMVVVPFGGDQLANARRVERLGVGRAVLPSALGAASIAHAFTQVSQPEVATRARALAATLEGVDGTERAAQAVLRLLPT